aaGGAAGGCATCCATCCCCCTGCAGCGGGCCCTCACCTCCACCCGAGCCTGAACTTCCAGGCACCAAATACCCCACCCACCTCCGCTCCTCAGTCTCTCATAGCCAGTTGAGGAGGATTCCAGTCTCCTCCACCAGCGAAGCAGAAAGCTGGAAGAGGAGGTGAGAGACTTTGGGGGAGCACGGGAGAGGGTCAGAGCACTCATGGCCGATTCTGGGTATATCTTAAAATactgaggtggggaggtggggagttggggatggggagaggggacagggagggataGGGAGCAGGTCCTTGTGTTGTGATATTTGACCTGGTCCTGGTGTCTAAGGGAGACACGCAGGGGAAAGGGTGAAATAAAGATTAGAGACAGCCACGACTCTGGGTCTCTGAAAAAACCTGCCCTGCCAGCTGGGACTAGGAGGGGAGCTGAGGCTGAAGAGATGCTCAGCAGAAAGCAGACGCACTCATTTCAGAAATCACCCTGGCCGGAAAGAGTGCACTCTGCAGGAACCCCAGGCAGCTTTGCTTTCGTGTTCGTGCTTGTCGACCTCCCGGCACACCATGCAGGCTGTGGTGACAAGAGGCCAGAGGCCAAGGAACCAGGAGGCCTCAGGAGGCGTTTCCTAGCAGTGCATCCTCCCTGCGGTGATAGatggaggggcggggccggcagAGGTGGGTAAAGCCGAGGTCAGTGTCTGAGACAGGCACCCTGCAGCTGGGTCAGCACGAGGATTCtccaccctcaccaccaccatccaggAAGCGGCTCCATTTCCTTGCCGATGCTCTCCGCGACCCCCCTCCCACTAGAGCAGAGGAGCTGCCCCAGAGTCCACACTCCTCAGAGcccacctccccccagctctGAGTCTAGGACATTTCCAGACCTCTACCCCTcgtccctccctgtctctccaggTCAGAGGAAAACATCAAGGAACATCCATTCTGGGAGCAGACTTTGGGACAGGCAGCAGCAGGCACTGCCGGTGCTCCATCTGTCAGCCTTTGTCCTGTGCACAGGGTAGCGAAGGAGACATCTTCTAATCCTGTCACAGGACAGAGTTCTGGCATTCTTCTAAGTCAGTTCTCACCCACAGACTTCTTTCTTCCTGGACAAGTCTCATAATTTTCCTGTCCAACAACTCACTTCCATTAACACTTGTCCTACAGACAGGAAAGTAAGTCCTCTTGCTAACACGCAGGTCTTCTGCAAAAGGCTCATCTATCAGTTTGGGGAACTAGGACCATGTCTGTGAAGTGCTCTGACTCCAGTAAGGCCTGAGAGTAGGTCCCAGCCCACCTGTTCTGAGTCCTCGGTCTCTCCATCCTGCCTGTGGAGAGTGAAGGGCTGGTGGACACGGTCTCTGAGACCCTCTGTCCTGCTCAAGTGCTCAGTATGTCTGGAATGTTTAACTTGGATTAGCTGCTCGCTGACCTGGTGTGCGGTCTCCTCTGCTCTCAGAAATCTGAAACTGTTCACCAGATGCATTAAACATGTGCTCCAACACTATGTGCCCGTTTGTCGGGAGCACCGAGAAAAAATCCATGTCTACTGCTCACTGGGCCCAAACCTGAGAAAGGGTCTTAAGCTACAAACAGCTACTCAGTGGTATAGAGCTGAAGGCTGTTTCAATCAGGACAGTGATGTGGGGCTAGAGCAAGAACTTAACCTAACAATGCAGAAAATGTACTGGACTTTCCTCCCTTGTGTCCACATGAAAACCAAGCAAGTCAATGCCCACATCACTGCCTCCTCTGACTTGGGCTCCAGAAACTCCCTGAAGGAAACCCAGCGGCACATATCACACCCCAGGTTACCTCAGAGGCCATTTTCCCTACAACTTCTCTTCCCCCAGATTTCACTCTGGCAACCAGTGCCCTGGCAGCATGGGTACTTCCCGGGGCTGAGAGAACCAGCATGCTGAGCAAGGCCACCCTCAGCGTTTGCGGGGCACTGATGGGGGGCCAGGCCCAGGCAATGTGCTCTGAGACCAAATGGACCACGTCACGCCCTACCTTCTAGAGGTCTGTCTCCCTTCTGTGGGGGGACAGTTGTTATCAACCTCATGAAACCATGCCAGACCTCCGCCCCCTCTCCACTCTGATACACCATGTCACGGCGAAACAGATGGCACCAACCAGACAAATTTGTGGCCAAATCTCTGGTCCAACCAGACATCAGCAGAGCCCCACTGCTCTCTCTGAGCCAACAGAAGATTCCTCTCAGGGATGTTCCCTCTGAAAAGGTCGGGTCATTGAATTAATTTCCCACTGTCCCACTAAAAACAGGACAAATTAATGCCGGGGAATTCTAGctacaggaaaggaaaatgtgCTACCTGAAAGAATTCTGGCATCTGCTGAGCAGAACACTCTACTGAAAGGGTGATGGCCCGGGTACTCTGAACTCTGAAGGGATGAGCATGATCACAGTAAATAGGAAAAGCACTCCcatttcaaatttcctttttttattctaaataaaaaccACACTTTGTGCCGAACAATGGAATATAAAAGAATCAGATGTACAACGATTTTAGACATCtactatttgggaaaaaaagtttacaaaatatacaaaactttACAGCAATAGATAGTAAACACTTAAATATTAGGAGGTCAGTACTTATTAATTTAATGGAAGGAGTTAGACGTCAACAACTCTTCTCGGATTCGTTAAGAGACTTGAGCTAgtagaggggcagggagggtggacTGGACGGGGGAAGGGTGTTAAAAGAAACATCCAAATCAAAAGTTTCCTTTTCGTCCTGATGTTAAGTTTATGATGAGCGATCACATTGAAACGAACGCTGTGTGCCCTGCTTCCTAATTCATCCAGTGCACGATTTCGGGAAAAGGATATGTGGGGACTCCCAGAGGGGCATTATTTCTCCACATGGCCCACTTCCATGCCAACAAAATCAGTGTCCATCTACGAAGGAATTTAAATTCACTTCCAAAGTTGAGTAGTCTGGGGAACAGGAGGGCACAGCAGGcagccagaagaggaagaaaacatcaGCAGCAAAACCTGACTGGGGAGAAGGTATTAAAGACAAAGGCTGTCCAAGAGATAAAAGGGTGCTGACAGATCAGAGGAAAGTCGAAAAGAATTTTTACCCAtttcctggcccccacccccacctcctttcttccCAACTAGCCATGAACTATAGACACTCCACGGGGTCTTAAAATTTAGGAACAAATACCAGGGTACAGCAGAGCTTGCCAGCGGGCACCGTGGCATCAGTGAGCCATCAGTGGGTCAGAGGAGTGCCAGGACACTGGCACTTCCTCTGGGCACAGCAGCCTCTGTCATTTAGTGTGCCATTAAAGTATCACCCTCTTCCCTTAGGGAAAAGTTGGGAATGGCCTCGTGCTTGCTTGCTTTAATGCTCTAGGTAATTTCTAAACAAAGGGCTCTGCAAATCATGCAGCTGGTCCTGAGTACAGAacaagaagaggggaggagaaggagcagagaagacATTCAAAGGGCAGACAGAACCTCAGAACAGCACAGGAGACAGCGCTAACCTGGGctccagggcagagagggcaACAAAACCCAATGAGCAGAAGGCtgaaaaaacttaaaactcaAAATATGAATACCTTCTACCAGGTATCCTTGAATGCCCTTTGCCATAAGCCATAATATAGTGTTTCAAATAAAGCAGTGCAGAAAAGGgtgagctggaggcagaggcagcaaaCACGACTGCAAAAGGAGGGTTGAGGTGTGAATACAGGGGACGCACAGGGGAATGGGGTTTGGTCAATGAGCCTCATGAGCTACTGACCCTGCTACATGTCTGACTGCAACCAACCGGGCCACCCTGGTCAACCACTGGGCCTCAGGAGGATCAGGGGGTGCAGTTTTTTAGTGTTTTAGGGGCAAAGCTTCAAggatttgttttttggtttacTGGCAAAAAGGGAAAACTTCACAGTTTCAGGTTAAGTACACAGACTACCCAGCATCCACGACGCCCTCTGTTAAGGAAAAGGGCTTCTCCAGCACACCGATCCAGTCTCGGCTCCGTGGTTGGGTTCCAGTAAGTGCCCCAAATCCTGCCATTCGAAACTTGGTCCTCACCAACAATCTGGGAGAAACTGCTCTGGCTGCAAACACTTAGCAGATACTTGCCTGTAGTCTTTTATACACTTTCTTTCTTAAACTTCTAATGGTCAgtgtgggaagaaggaagcaggcagTCAGGGATGGTAAGTCTCAGCACTGCTTTCCCAGCAAGAATGTCCCAAGGGAACACTTAACAAGTTGGCTTCAGATAGTGGAAGTGGCCACTTGCACAAGTCCCATCGTGCAAGGGTCACCTCACCAGAGTGCCTGCACTCCAACCTGGAGGCTTTATCAAtcgagggctggggagagaggcagcaggtTCAACAAGGACAGAGCTTTGGTTTGCCTGTTTGTCCCAGCCAGCCTCCTAAGTTTAGGAAGGATgagaaaatatgcaaaaaggTCCTTTACGTGGCTTGATCCCCTCACCCATCCCCAATCTACTCAATCACAGGACGGAAGGGGGATGAAAGGCTTAGGGATTTAACAAACCTCAACTTTCTAGACCTTACGCCATTATCTAAAGGGTTCCCTGGGTTTATTCTGCAAGACTgcctggagagaaagaaaagaatttgctTGTTTAAAGGTGTGACCTGTTCTCCCCTAGTTCTAGCCACTGTTTCCCAAATCTCTGACCAGGACTGTCTCCTGGAATAGGGCTACCTACTGGGAGCAGCTCATTTTCCTGAAGTCTCTTATCCAAAAGAGATGCTGggtaatatgtatataaaaccaaaaataaataaatattatgttcAAAAAAGGCTTTGTGAGTCAATTAAAACCACTTGCTTGTGAAACAGCCCGGGTGCTGCTGAGTCCCACCTGGGCAGCGTCAGGGCTGAGGCCAGGGACTCCCAGAGCTCGCCTGAGCAGGTGAGGTAGTATGGGTTACTGAGGTGCTGCCTTGTGAGTATGCGAGATCCGAGGGCCCTCTCCCTCAAGCCTTCTTTGGGCAAGACCCCCTCAAAAGGCAACTAAGAATAGACCCAACCAGCACCCCTGGACTGGGCAAGACCCGTTGCCCAGCCACCCAGGGAGGGCTTGAAGCAGCTGTCAGCAACTAGTGCCCCCTGGTGGCGATGCGATGACAGATGAGGATAAATTCCAGCAGGACAAAGGTGAGCTGCCAAAGCTCTGGCCCAGTTAGCACAAAGTAAACAACAGGTTACCCGACTGGGGCAGACAGAACGCACATCCTGCTACACACCACTAGTTACTCGGGTCCCTTTAGTCCTGAAGGGCTCACAGTCCACCACTCCACCACTTCACGGGGTCTTCTCATCTACACTATAGGCCAAACACAATTCGAGGTGGGAGACTGGATGTAAATTAAGGCAAGGCTGCTGCTGTCAGAcatccccacctctcccccaggAAACTCACGGTTGATGGAGGTGGCCGGATGACAGATGACTACATCAAAGTGGctccctgtcctctctgccccacAGGGAAGGCCTGACGTCCTGGGCCATCGCTCCATAAAATCACGTTTCTTTGGAattgaggagaaaagagaaacctcCCTTCCTGTCCATCCAGACTGCCACTTCCGGCAGCACTGCAGGACACCTCTTCTGGCTGGCAAGGATTCATCCCAAAGCTTTCTGACCTAAATGGAAAGCTTTGTCCCCCCAGTTGGGATCTAGCTGCCAAGAGACCTCACTATCCAATCAGCAGATCAGAGCCATGGAACAAGCAGGTCCCTCCATCCCTGACACCTTTTCCCTGCTGAGGGCTGCGACTGGAGCCGGAGGTGAGCTGCTCTGCTGACTAGGCTTTCCTGAATGACCACACTCCCAAAATCCCTCTCATAGCTGGTTGTCCCGGTCGGAGGTCTGGCAGTAACACCCACCGTGAAGACCTCTCTCCACCTCTTCTATTCAGTGAGGCTGTTGGTTGGATTCTTAGCAGCATAAAACCTATCAGTAAACTAAAACttaggaggctggggaaggggatcTACTTGATACCAACTGCCTGACGAGATCCCAAAACCAGCCTCAAAAGAATCAAAAACACAGCCCTGCATGGGCAGGAACAGGTAAGGAGGTAAACATGATAGGGCCGTTGCTTCTCAAAAACAGTAACAGTGTTCATgtgctatttcttcttttttctcctttaaacacAGGACAGAACAGGACTCCTAGCAAGGCAAAACCGTAACTTCGGCTCGGGAAGGACCAACAGCCATCAGAAAACTAACGTCCTGGCTGCTGCCTGGGAGCGCCCCCTGGCTCTGCGGGGACCCAGTCAGCTGTCCGGGTTCTTCTCGGCCTCTTTGGAATGGATAATGTACATGAAGGTCTGCTCGATGGTGAAGTCAGGCGGGAGGCTGCCTTTGTGCACGCCGACGTGCTTGCTCATGAGGTTAAGCGTGGAGCTGTAGTGGCCACAGACCGTGCAGCGATACATGAGGGCCCCCGAGTGCGTCTTCAGGTGGCACTTGATGGTCGAGCGGCCTCGGAAGAACTTGTGGCACTACCTTACACTGGTACGGCTTCTCGCCCGTGTGGATCCGCCGGTGGTAGTTGAACTCACTTGTGTGGGCAAATCTTTTGCCACACACCTTGCAGCTATACTTGCTATTCCCGGGTTGGCCCTGCAGTGCCAACTCCTCACTCAGGAACTCTTCTGCTGGCAGCTTCCGCTTCTGGAGAGCTGGGTGCTGTAGCCCAAAACCAGGCCGTGCATCAAGGCCACTGTTGCATTTGTGCTGGCTCACGTGGTAGCGATAGGCAGCCTCCGACTTGAAGCTCTGGCTGCACAAGTGGCAGCGGAAGAGGGCGTCTTCCAGGCTTTGGTGCACAGCCATGTGCTTCTCCAGGAGATGCCAGTCCACAAAGCTGTTTGCACAGACGGAGCAGGAGAAGACCGAGATGCCGAGATGGGAGAGTGTGTGCCACATGAGGCTGCAGAGGTTGAGGTGGCGCTGGTCACAGACACTGCAGGCCTGGCCCTTCAGGTTAAGGTGGTCAAGGATGTGGCCCCGGACCACGTGGAAATCTCTGGCCAATGCCTTACCACAGGCAGCACATTTCAACTCTGCAGAGGCCGCTCCTGCAAACAGACCCAGCTTCCCAGGCAGAGGGTCGCTGGGGTGGACGATGATGTTGTTCTCAAATATCCCATCCCGTCGGTGGAGGGTCAGCTGCCACTGGGTAAAGAACTTAGTTTCACACATGTCgcaggagaagaggaaaatacCGATGTGGGACAGAACATGGGTCACCCGGGAGTTACGGTCCTGGAAGTGTGTCTCGCAGACCTTGCAGTTGCCAGTCAGCAGGTCCACGTGGTCCCGAGCATGCTGGCGGATGAGCTGAATGTTGGGCTCTAGAATTTTCTTgcacacttggcagggcatggCCTTACTCTCTCGGTTGTCATTCTCTCCGAAAGTCAGCTCGTCCTCGCTGTCGTCACTCAATTCAATCACCTCCTCAGCTGTGCCTATCTCCTCGGTGGGGTCTTCAAACTGCAAGTCGTCGTCCCCCAGGTCCTCCAGCTGGAGCTCTTCCATCTGCCCAAAGCTGGGGTCTTTGGAGTGGTCGCTATTGCTCAGACAGGAGTTGGTCCCAGTGGTAATATCTATTGCATTGTCAGGGGTAAAGAAGCTGTTTTTACTGAAGTCTCCATTGCTCTGGACTTTGTATGGCTGGCAGGAGCTTGTGCTGGTTTGGATGCCCATGCTGACAGTGCCCAGGACTGGCTGGGTCACCATACTGGGGACAGACGTGAAAGGAGCAGGGGCATCGTGGTCTTCTGTCTTTGGCGGCAGTGGCTGCTGCGGCAGAGGCAGGCTATGGTTAGTGTCACTGGTAacgtttctctcttcctctttataGCTTCCTCCAGCATCACCAGGCAACACATAGTTTCTATCAGGAACAAAGTGCTCCCCACCACCCCGGAGTTCTCCAAGGGGATGGGTGGGTTCTGCTGAGCTACAACTCAGGGTACCAGAGTGGCTCTCAGTGGTGCTGGTCAGCGGCTTGGCCACGGCAGTGGTCTCCAGGTCAGGAAAAGTGGAGTGACAGGCCCGGAGGAGATCCTCCATACCCAGACGCTCAGCGACCTCGTAGATGACCCCAACGTTGATCAGGTCCGTGAAGAGCTCTGACGTGTAAACAAAGCTCAGAATCTTCTCAAAGTTGGCGGGGGTGATGAAGTCCACCACATAGGTCCTGGCAGCAT
This sequence is a window from Camelus ferus isolate YT-003-E chromosome 12, BCGSAC_Cfer_1.0, whole genome shotgun sequence. Protein-coding genes within it:
- the ZBTB39 gene encoding LOW QUALITY PROTEIN: zinc finger and BTB domain-containing protein 39 (The sequence of the model RefSeq protein was modified relative to this genomic sequence to represent the inferred CDS: deleted 1 base in 1 codon), giving the protein MGMRIKLQSTNHPNNLLKELNKCRLSETMCDVTIVVGSRSFPAHKAVLACAAGYFQNLFLNTGLDAARTYVVDFITPANFEKILSFVYTSELFTDLINVGVIYEVAERLGMEDLLRACHSTFPDLETTAVAKPLTSTTESHSGTLSCSSAEPTHPLGELRGGGEHFVPDRNYVLPGDAGGSYKEEERNVTSDTNHSLPLPQQPLPPKTEDHDAPAPFTSVPSMVTQPVLGTVSMGIQTSTSSCQPYKVQSNGDFSKNSFFTPDNAIDITTGTNSCLSNSDHSKDPSFGQMEELQLEDLGDDDLQFEDPTEEIGTAEEVIELSDDSEDELTFGENDNRESKAMPCQVCKKILEPNIQLIRQHARDHVDLLTGNCKVCETHFQDRNSRVTHVLSHIGIFLFSCDMCETKFFTQWQLTLHRRDGIFENNIIVHPSDPLPGKLGLFAGAASAELKCAACGKALARDFHVVRGHILDHLNLKGQACSVCDQRHLNLCSLMWHTLSHLGISVFSCSVCANSFVDWHLLEKHMAVHQSLEDALFRCHLCSQSFKSEAAYRYHVSQHKCNSGLDARPGFGLQHPALQKRKLPAEEFLSEELALQGQPGNSKYSCKVCGKRFAHTSEFNYHRRIHTGEKPYQCKVCHKFFRGRSTIKCHLKTHSGALMYRCTVCGHYSSTLNLMSKHVGVHKGSLPPDFTIEQTFMYIIHSKEAEKNPDS